In bacterium, the DNA window CTCTTTGGCGAGTTCCTTCACCATGCCGCTCGCGTAAGCGGGGTGCGTGTTCATGCCGGTGCCTGCCGCGGATCCGCCGATCGGCAATTCCAGCAGATCGTCCGCGGTGCGCTTCACGTGCTTCGCGCTGGCGACGATCGCTTCGCCGTAGGCCGTGAACTCGCCGCCGAGGGTCACCGGCACGGCGTCCTGCAAATGCGTGCGCCCGCTTTTGATGACGTTCGCGAATTTCTTGCCGAGCGCGAACAGAGCGTTCGCAAGAGCGTCGGCCTCGGGATAAAACGCCGCGAGCGCGTCCAGCGCCGCAAGGCGCATCGCGGTCGGGTAGGTGTCGTTGGTCGATTGACCCATGTTGACGTGATCGTTCGGCGTCATCACGTCGTAGCTCCCTTTCGGCTTGCCGAGGATCTCGAGCGCGCGATTGCAGAGCACCTCGTTCGCGTTCATGTTCGTGCTCGTTCCCGCGCCCGCCTGAAACATATCGACCACGAACTGGTCGCGCAGCTTGCCCGCGAGCACCTCGTCGCACGCCTTGCGGATCGCGTTGGCGTGCGTTTTGGAAAGACGGCCGGCATCCGCGTTCACCTTCGCCGCCGCCTTCTTGATGCGGCCATAGGCCTCGACGATGCGCGGATGGATCGTCCGCCGGCTGATGGGGAAATTTTCGAGCGCGCGCGCGACGTTGATGCCGTAATACGCCGTCGCGGGCAGCTTCAACTCGCCGAGCGAGTCCTTTTCGATCCGAAAATCGTTTGCCATGACCGACCCCGGTGTGGATGGAGATTGTGAAAGGATCGCGCGGCGCCCCGCCGCGTACGAAAAATCGCGGCGCGTCAGTCGGACGCGCCGGCGACAAATTCGCGAAGCACCAGATTCAGAATGCCGCCGTGGCGGTAGTACTCGACATCGATCGGCGAATTCAGGCGCGAGACGGTTTTGAACGTACGTTTTGAACCGTTCTTCGACGTCGCCGCCACTTCGATTTCCTGCCTGGGTGAAAGCCTGTCCGGCAGGTCGATCGTGAACGTTTCCTCGCCGGTCAGGCCAAGCGTATCCGCGTCCTCGCCGTCGCCAAACTGCAACGGCAGGACGCCCATGCCGACCAGGTTCGCCCGGTGGATCGTCTCGTAGGACTTCGCGATCACCGCGCGCACGCCCAGCAGGTTCGTGCCCTTGGCGGCCCAGTCGCGCGAGGAGCCCATGCCGTAGTCCTGCCCGCCGATGACCACCAGCGGTACGCCATCTTCCTTGTAGCGCATCGCCGCGTCGTAGACGCTCATCAATTCGCCCGAGGGGAAGTGCGTCGTGTATCCGCCCTCCTTGCCCTGGCCGATGCGGTTACGGATGCGGATATTGGCGAATGTGCCGCGCGCCATCACGCGGTCGTTGCCGCGCCGGCTGCCGTAGGAGTTGAAGTCGCTCTCGTCGACGCCATGCTCAAGGAGATAGCGCCCGGCGGGGCTGTCTTTCTTGATCGCGCCGGCGGGGCTGATGTGGTCGGTCGTCACCGTGTCGCCCAGAAGCAGCAGCACGCGCGCGTTTTCAATCGGGGAGGCGGGCGGCGGCGTCTCGGGCAGATCGACGAAAAACGGCGGCTCCTGAATGTAGGTGCTTTCGTCCTTCCAGTCGTAGACCTCGCCGCCCCCGATCGCCACCCGGTTCCAGTCCTCGTTGCCGGCCTCGACGTTGCCGTATTCGCGCTTGTAGGTGTTCGGGTCGCGCGCCGCGGCGAGCGCCTCGCGGATCGCGTCGCCCGTCGGCCAGATGTCGGCCAGGAACACGTCGTTGCCATCCTGGTCCTTGCCGAGCGGATCGTTTTGCAGATCGATATCGAGCCTGCCCGCGATCGCGTACGCGACGACGAGCATCGGGCTCATGAGGTAGTTCGCGCGCGTCAGTTGATGCACGCGGCCCTCGAAGTTGCGGTTGCCCGAAAGCACGCTGCCGACGACAAGGCGGCCCTCCTCGATGGCCTTCGCGATCGGCGCGTCGAGCGGCCCGGAATTGCCGATGCACGTCGTGCAGCCGTAGCCCACGGTGTAGAAGCCGAGCTTGTCGAGGTATTCGGTCAGGTGCGTGTCATTCAGGTAGTCGGTGACGACCTTCGATCCCGGCGCGAGGCTCGTCTTGACGTACGGCGGAACCGACAGGCCGCGTTCGACGGCGTTTTTCGCCACGAGGCCCGCGCCGATCATGACGTACGGGTTGCTCGTATTGGTGCAGCTCGTGATCGCGGCGATGACCACGTCGCCCGTGCGCAGCTTGGTTTTTGTTCCGTCGAGATCGAGTTCCACCGCCGCTTTCTCCTCGCCTTGATCGAGACCGAAGCCGCGCTTTTCGACCGGCGCGTGCAGCACCTCGCGCCAGTGCGTCTTCATGTCGGAAAGCGCCACGCGATCCTGCGGGCGCTTGGGGCCCGCGACGCTCGGCGTCACGGTCGAAAGGTCGAGTTCGACGACGTCGTTGTACTCCGGATCGGGCGTGTCCTTCGTGTGGAAGAGGCCCTGCGCCTTGAGGTAGTCGCGCGCCAGGTCGATGACCTCGCCGCGATTCGTGTAACGCAGATATTCGAGCGTCACCTCGTCAACCGGGAAAAACGCGCAGCGCGCGCCGAACTCCGGCGACATGTTCGCGATCGTCGCGCGATCGGGCAGGGTGAGATGGGCAAGGCCCTCGCCGAAGAACTCCACGAACTGGTCGACGACCCCGCGCTTGCGCAGCATCTCGGTGACGGTGAGAACGAGGTCGGTCGCGGTCGCGCCCGCGGGCAATTCGCCCGAAAGGCGGAAGCCCACGACCGGCGGCGGGAGCATGAACAG includes these proteins:
- a CDS encoding aspartate ammonia-lyase gives rise to the protein MANDFRIEKDSLGELKLPATAYYGINVARALENFPISRRTIHPRIVEAYGRIKKAAAKVNADAGRLSKTHANAIRKACDEVLAGKLRDQFVVDMFQAGAGTSTNMNANEVLCNRALEILGKPKGSYDVMTPNDHVNMGQSTNDTYPTAMRLAALDALAAFYPEADALANALFALGKKFANVIKSGRTHLQDAVPVTLGGEFTAYGEAIVASAKHVKRTADDLLELPIGGSAAGTGMNTHPAYASGMVKELAKETGFKLRKGRDLQHMMQSQAAIGRASGSLRDFAVELGRIANDLRLLSSGPTTGFAEIRLPSVQAGSSIMPGKINPSIPEMVNQVCFHAIGNDLTVTQAVAAGQIELNVMMPIMAENLLESIEILTAACRQLRVKCVEGITADEERCRDYAYRSMGLATALNPYIGYLAAAKTAKTAFAAKKTIVDVVREEKLLSEKELTRILDPRRMTRPDPDLAKRAKTK
- the acnA gene encoding aconitate hydratase AcnA codes for the protein MTEKRALDSFGARDRLATGAGDIEYFRLSRLEDEGLGKISRLPFSIKVLLETIVRGEDGRLVTKDNVASLAGYDPKNPGSYDVPYMPARVLMQDFTGVPAIVDLAALRSAMKRFGKKPSRINPILPVDLVVDHSVQVDVADSPKALQVNASLEFSRNRERYEFLKWGQEAFENFRVVPPANGICHQVNLEYLARVVQTKTANGATVAFPDSLVGTDSHTTMINGLGVLGWGVGGIEAEAVMLGQPLFMLPPPVVGFRLSGELPAGATATDLVLTVTEMLRKRGVVDQFVEFFGEGLAHLTLPDRATIANMSPEFGARCAFFPVDEVTLEYLRYTNRGEVIDLARDYLKAQGLFHTKDTPDPEYNDVVELDLSTVTPSVAGPKRPQDRVALSDMKTHWREVLHAPVEKRGFGLDQGEEKAAVELDLDGTKTKLRTGDVVIAAITSCTNTSNPYVMIGAGLVAKNAVERGLSVPPYVKTSLAPGSKVVTDYLNDTHLTEYLDKLGFYTVGYGCTTCIGNSGPLDAPIAKAIEEGRLVVGSVLSGNRNFEGRVHQLTRANYLMSPMLVVAYAIAGRLDIDLQNDPLGKDQDGNDVFLADIWPTGDAIREALAAARDPNTYKREYGNVEAGNEDWNRVAIGGGEVYDWKDESTYIQEPPFFVDLPETPPPASPIENARVLLLLGDTVTTDHISPAGAIKKDSPAGRYLLEHGVDESDFNSYGSRRGNDRVMARGTFANIRIRNRIGQGKEGGYTTHFPSGELMSVYDAAMRYKEDGVPLVVIGGQDYGMGSSRDWAAKGTNLLGVRAVIAKSYETIHRANLVGMGVLPLQFGDGEDADTLGLTGEETFTIDLPDRLSPRQEIEVAATSKNGSKRTFKTVSRLNSPIDVEYYRHGGILNLVLREFVAGASD